In the Chitinispirillales bacterium genome, TACTATTTTTACGAATAACGAATATATCAAAGCATAAAAATTACGAAAAAACTATGTTTCTACGTATAAAAAAAGTATTTTGTTGCGTAAAATAAACTGGAGTTTTTGTGTATAATTTCAACGAATCGATAAAAATACTCATTCCGGCGTATAAAGCGGAAAATGAATTACTGAAAACTATTCCGTCTCTGCAAAAAAAAGCGCCGAAAGAAAATATTGTTGTAGTTATTGACGGGATTTTTGACGACAGCGAAAAATTATGCAATGATTTTGGAATTAAAACCGTTATTCATGAAAAAAATCGCGGAAAAGGCGCGGCTATTTTAAGCGGATTTAGACAGATGTCCAAAGACGTGCGATGGGTGATAACAATGGATGCCGACGGGCAGCATTCTCCTGACGATTTAGACGTGTTTCTTGAAAAAATAAGGACTGCAGACGAAAAAACGGCGATAATACTGGGAGCAAGAAAACGTTCTGTAAAAACGATGCCATTA is a window encoding:
- a CDS encoding glycosyltransferase family 2 protein, encoding MYNFNESIKILIPAYKAENELLKTIPSLQKKAPKENIVVVIDGIFDDSEKLCNDFGIKTVIHEKNRGKGAAILSGFRQMSKDVRWVITMDADGQHSPDDLDVFLEKIRTADEKTAIILGARKRSVKTMPLMRIFSNWATSAFISFITKQKILDSQCGYRAYRLPAFFSIKCKFFRFEMESECILRLKSNGFVVDNVPIRTLYNAQTSHISHFIDTFRWVRAMLVTIKEIKRDKR